From a single Leptospira levettii genomic region:
- the hpt gene encoding hypoxanthine phosphoribosyltransferase has product MKPLYSEERIHHRVEELAREISRDFLSKELVVIGILNGGFIFTADLCRSIAIPHEVDFMAASSYGDGITSGDFKITKELKKSVHNKSVLLVEDIVDTGKTLEYLVTEVQKQNPKELKVAALFWKKQKANPHIIVDYPGFIIEDDFLVGYGLDYKGKFRNLPYVAKLEGTD; this is encoded by the coding sequence ATGAAACCACTCTATTCAGAAGAACGAATCCATCACCGTGTAGAAGAATTAGCGCGGGAAATCTCTCGAGATTTTTTAAGTAAGGAACTTGTAGTCATTGGGATTCTCAATGGTGGCTTTATCTTTACCGCTGATCTTTGCCGGAGTATCGCTATCCCACACGAAGTGGACTTTATGGCAGCATCCTCTTATGGAGATGGGATAACTTCTGGTGACTTCAAAATCACAAAAGAATTAAAAAAATCTGTGCATAACAAATCGGTTTTGCTTGTCGAAGACATAGTGGATACGGGAAAAACTTTGGAATATCTAGTGACTGAAGTCCAAAAACAAAATCCTAAGGAACTAAAGGTTGCGGCTCTTTTTTGGAAAAAGCAAAAGGCAAACCCACACATCATTGTTGATTATCCCGGATTTATCATCGAAGATGATTTTCTTGTTGGATATGGACTCGATTACAAAGGTAAGTTTCGCAATTTACCGTATGTTGCTAAGTTAGAGGGCACGGATTGA
- a CDS encoding SixA phosphatase family protein — MKHIYLLRHAKSEWDLPYETDLDRSLSRRGKEQSKALREYLKESRFEFDQCLVSPAERTLKTYSSLRKEILRFPKPEIRESIYDADKEDLLFVLHGLSTSTRSVCLVGHNPGLEAFGSALVLGDIDKSLFQKFPTASFLGLSFSDDSWKNLSWGSCQLVVFWIPGQIGKE; from the coding sequence ATGAAACATATCTATCTTTTACGGCATGCGAAGTCCGAATGGGATTTGCCGTATGAAACCGATTTGGACAGGTCCCTCTCTCGAAGAGGAAAAGAACAGTCCAAAGCGTTACGTGAATATTTAAAAGAAAGTCGCTTTGAATTTGACCAATGTTTGGTCTCACCTGCCGAACGAACTCTCAAAACCTATTCCTCCCTTCGGAAGGAAATTTTACGATTTCCGAAACCCGAGATTCGAGAATCCATTTACGATGCGGACAAAGAAGATTTATTATTTGTTTTGCATGGTCTTTCAACTAGCACTCGTTCCGTTTGTCTCGTAGGTCACAATCCAGGTTTGGAAGCTTTTGGATCTGCTCTCGTATTGGGTGACATTGACAAATCCCTTTTCCAAAAATTCCCAACGGCATCCTTTCTCGGACTGAGTTTTTCTGACGATTCTTGGAAAAATCTTAGTTGGGGAAGTTGCCAATTAGTAGTATTCTGGATTCCTGGGCAAATAGGAAAAGAATGA
- a CDS encoding chitobiase/beta-hexosaminidase C-terminal domain-containing protein gives MQIYRHFLSLIFLLLFTSNCFLFLPNGGKQTDFSVFGFLLGLLGGSTSSSSQDLSPGTQIDLSGEGKIDGTLVDSDGDGISDGINLTGGNTPNLILIDTNGDNLPDAVDSNGDGIPDYYISPNPPGFLTTAPGGSGNPVVLIVDANGNPLGFDTDGDGAANDTTIVTILSDTTPPTITSSLLTGTFSSTQTTTLSCTDNRAPGAIVYTLDVSNPSFIPKNGTIITKSSKDISLSTEGTHTLQAICRDLAGNISAPITLNYTIDIKVPALSIVSQTSDSVSANVGAINSSTITWISDRSGSFTIREGSSCESGVIISNGNVTANLGQSLALSHTHFTGEGYKSFRICVTGTNGLTGFVSLALRRDDTAPVVSASPGSGSYSTSTSVSLSCTDTGGSGCEQIAYAVQVGSAPSNPSLQGTTGAVISGVLYTSAILMSDASVTYTKFVARDKAGNVSAVSSQNYTVDTQVATITVNSNTVAINGTSNVSINWQSNQSGTYQIRVGGSNCSNGTALTQTGNNANVVGNVTASSAKTSTISNSHFSEGNNTIRICVANLVGNFGSTSITISKDTTAPLVTMTSPAGAGPFVSGVQLVLSCSDTSGSGCDKIIYTTNGSEPSFDSNGAVTNGIVYSSPVALANGSNQIKYLARDLAGNLSTTGSQIFQVGPPNPPAFVEAQASGTSALVQWWPVTGAETYTVYYSTSPGVTSASTSFGPVSDPNASITGLSGGTLYYFRVAVNNQLGTSALSLLEASALTTATPPGTSDTGIHVDISAGQSGNSAGSGSISGAIPSANLDIINNKLLVVTVNDANNGKPSLFRCELDGTNCTHSDLSAGEGTNSGRNPNAKIDFKNQKLLVVARNGANENKPSLYRCDLNGSNCTHTDISAGQGANSAGDSASHKYGPKLIIDDLNQKILVVTINDANNGKLSLFRCDLDGNNCNHTDISAGQGANSAFYPSFKVDTKNQKMLVVTYNNTKLSLFRCNLDGTNCTHTDISVGQSSLIFPSLNIDLNRQKMMVAVHKGNIGVGTSDGGKPGIVQCDLNGANCSYVDVSYNSSILTSHRYMSSSLDLINQKILIVYQDQNIQHKPRLTRCDFDGSNCNHKDISVGQGSYSGTFPETLINSANGKLFVVTQNGANGRRPSLFIW, from the coding sequence ATGCAAATCTACCGTCATTTCCTTTCTCTTATATTCTTACTTCTATTTACCAGTAACTGTTTTTTGTTTTTGCCTAATGGTGGAAAACAAACAGATTTTAGTGTCTTTGGATTTCTACTTGGACTTCTCGGAGGATCCACATCATCCTCTTCTCAAGATTTAAGCCCCGGAACACAAATTGATCTTTCTGGAGAAGGAAAGATCGATGGAACCTTGGTGGATTCAGATGGAGATGGAATCTCTGATGGAATCAATCTCACGGGAGGAAATACTCCAAATTTAATTTTGATCGATACAAATGGAGATAATTTGCCAGATGCTGTGGATTCCAATGGGGACGGAATTCCTGACTATTACATCAGTCCAAATCCTCCTGGATTTCTCACAACAGCTCCTGGTGGATCAGGAAATCCAGTTGTTCTTATTGTGGATGCCAATGGAAATCCTTTGGGATTTGATACGGATGGTGATGGAGCAGCTAACGATACAACAATTGTAACCATCTTAAGCGATACCACACCTCCAACTATCACCAGTTCGTTGTTAACGGGAACATTTTCATCTACACAAACGACGACACTTTCCTGTACAGACAATCGAGCTCCAGGTGCGATTGTGTATACTTTGGATGTTTCCAATCCGAGTTTTATACCAAAAAATGGAACCATCATTACAAAATCTTCAAAGGACATATCCTTGTCCACAGAAGGAACGCATACGTTACAAGCAATTTGTCGTGACTTAGCGGGAAATATTTCTGCTCCAATTACTTTAAATTATACGATTGATATAAAAGTCCCCGCTCTTTCGATTGTAAGTCAAACATCAGATTCCGTAAGTGCAAATGTGGGAGCCATCAATTCTTCTACGATCACTTGGATATCTGACCGTTCAGGATCTTTCACAATTCGTGAAGGCAGTTCTTGTGAATCTGGTGTGATCATCTCCAATGGCAATGTTACTGCAAACCTAGGCCAATCATTAGCACTGAGTCATACTCACTTTACGGGTGAAGGATATAAATCTTTTCGCATTTGTGTGACTGGTACGAATGGACTCACTGGATTTGTTTCCTTGGCACTTCGCCGAGATGATACGGCACCGGTTGTTTCTGCAAGTCCCGGAAGTGGAAGTTATTCAACATCGACCTCTGTTTCTTTATCCTGTACTGACACAGGTGGCTCCGGTTGTGAACAAATCGCCTATGCAGTGCAAGTTGGTTCTGCCCCTTCCAATCCTTCCTTGCAAGGAACAACGGGAGCGGTGATAAGTGGTGTTTTATATACATCCGCAATTTTGATGTCAGATGCATCTGTCACCTATACAAAGTTTGTGGCTCGTGATAAAGCGGGCAATGTTTCTGCCGTGAGTTCTCAAAATTATACAGTCGATACACAAGTAGCTACTATCACAGTAAATTCTAATACAGTTGCCATCAATGGAACATCGAATGTATCCATTAATTGGCAAAGTAATCAATCTGGTACTTACCAAATTCGTGTGGGAGGTTCCAATTGTTCTAATGGTACGGCATTAACCCAAACAGGTAATAATGCCAATGTCGTAGGCAATGTGACAGCATCTTCCGCGAAAACATCTACGATTTCAAACTCTCATTTCTCTGAAGGGAATAATACAATTCGAATTTGTGTTGCAAACCTTGTTGGTAATTTTGGGTCTACTTCCATTACCATTAGTAAAGACACAACGGCTCCTTTGGTAACGATGACGTCGCCCGCAGGTGCGGGGCCATTTGTTTCTGGAGTCCAACTGGTGCTTAGTTGTTCTGACACGAGTGGAAGTGGATGTGACAAAATCATTTATACAACAAACGGATCGGAACCAAGTTTTGATTCCAATGGAGCCGTAACGAATGGAATTGTGTATTCCTCGCCAGTGGCCCTTGCCAATGGAAGTAACCAAATCAAATACTTAGCTCGAGACTTGGCAGGAAACTTAAGTACAACAGGAAGTCAAATTTTCCAAGTAGGTCCACCGAATCCGCCAGCTTTCGTAGAAGCACAAGCAAGCGGAACCAGTGCTTTAGTGCAGTGGTGGCCTGTAACTGGTGCTGAAACTTACACTGTGTACTATAGCACAAGTCCTGGTGTGACAAGCGCTTCGACAAGTTTTGGTCCAGTCTCAGATCCTAACGCATCAATTACGGGTCTTTCTGGTGGAACTTTGTATTACTTTCGAGTGGCTGTAAACAATCAATTAGGAACAAGTGCTCTTTCTTTGTTGGAAGCAAGTGCATTAACAACTGCTACACCTCCCGGTACAAGTGATACTGGAATCCACGTGGATATCTCAGCAGGACAAAGTGGTAATTCTGCAGGAAGTGGATCGATTTCTGGTGCAATTCCATCTGCCAACTTGGATATCATTAACAATAAGCTTTTAGTTGTCACGGTAAATGATGCGAATAACGGAAAACCAAGTTTATTTCGATGTGAGTTAGACGGTACGAACTGCACACATTCTGATTTGTCTGCTGGAGAAGGAACCAATTCGGGTCGCAATCCGAATGCTAAAATCGATTTCAAAAATCAAAAATTACTAGTGGTCGCAAGGAATGGTGCAAACGAAAACAAACCAAGTTTATACCGATGTGATTTAAATGGTAGCAATTGTACTCATACCGATATTTCAGCGGGGCAAGGTGCAAATTCCGCTGGTGATTCTGCTTCCCACAAATATGGTCCGAAACTGATCATCGACGATTTAAATCAGAAGATATTGGTTGTCACGATCAATGATGCAAATAATGGAAAACTCAGTTTATTTCGATGTGATTTAGATGGTAACAATTGTAATCATACCGATATTTCAGCAGGACAAGGAGCGAATTCCGCATTTTATCCAAGTTTCAAAGTGGATACAAAGAATCAGAAAATGTTAGTTGTTACTTATAACAATACGAAATTAAGTTTATTTCGATGTAATTTAGATGGAACAAATTGTACACATACCGACATCTCAGTTGGACAATCTTCTCTGATTTTTCCAAGTCTCAACATTGATTTGAATCGTCAAAAAATGATGGTAGCAGTCCATAAAGGCAATATTGGAGTAGGAACCTCTGATGGTGGGAAACCTGGCATCGTGCAATGCGATTTAAATGGTGCAAATTGTAGTTATGTTGATGTTTCTTATAATTCATCTATCTTAACAAGTCACAGATATATGAGTTCATCTCTTGATTTGATTAATCAGAAAATATTGATTGTTTACCAAGATCAAAATATTCAACACAAACCAAGATTAACTAGATGTGATTTTGATGGATCAAATTGTAATCATAAAGATATATCTGTAGGACAAGGTAGTTATTCTGGTACGTTTCCAGAAACTTTAATCAATTCTGCAAATGGTAAATTGTTTGTTGTGACTCAAAATGGTGCGAATGGTCGGAGACCTTCTCTCTTTATCTGGTAA
- a CDS encoding phosphate ABC transporter substrate-binding protein gives MKNLSLLFYILITINFVACKDKQTLKVAGSETMNSMMRFLGTEYEKVNSNVRVTVEGGGSESGIDRLRKGEIDMAVSSRALNQAEYDDLRKTGNLEIVRLAYDGVALVVNLNNPVSKLHLVQTSDIFSGKIKNWKEVGGQDAPISIVIRNDKSGTQDYFQNHILKRRDLGDKEFNTYKSNVFSPNAKIVKDNAEMAKYIQENPNSIGYMGMGSALVDHKDKLKALEYAKTSSKDEPFVTPSIRNVYDRKYKLARELFIIYKTDQGDKIDAFVTYLTSEQGQVAVLQSGYLRSSLPEVEVSAEPVK, from the coding sequence ATGAAAAACCTTTCTCTGCTTTTTTACATTTTGATTACAATTAATTTTGTCGCATGTAAGGACAAACAAACCCTTAAAGTGGCTGGATCAGAAACCATGAATAGTATGATGCGATTTTTGGGTACTGAATATGAGAAAGTCAATTCAAACGTTCGTGTAACAGTCGAAGGTGGTGGTTCGGAATCTGGAATTGATCGATTGCGAAAAGGAGAAATTGATATGGCAGTTTCTTCGCGAGCGCTCAACCAAGCTGAGTATGATGATTTACGAAAAACAGGAAACTTGGAAATTGTTCGTCTTGCTTACGACGGAGTGGCACTTGTTGTGAATCTAAACAATCCTGTTTCCAAACTCCATTTGGTCCAAACATCTGATATTTTTTCAGGAAAAATCAAAAACTGGAAAGAAGTGGGAGGCCAAGATGCACCTATTTCCATCGTAATTCGAAATGACAAATCTGGTACACAAGACTACTTTCAAAATCATATTTTAAAAAGAAGGGATTTGGGTGATAAAGAATTTAATACCTATAAATCCAATGTGTTTTCACCCAATGCCAAAATTGTGAAGGACAATGCTGAAATGGCAAAGTACATCCAAGAAAATCCAAATAGCATTGGTTATATGGGAATGGGTTCTGCTCTAGTGGATCATAAAGATAAGTTAAAAGCACTTGAGTATGCAAAAACCTCTTCAAAGGATGAACCATTTGTGACTCCATCCATTCGTAATGTTTATGATCGTAAATACAAACTAGCACGTGAATTATTTATTATCTATAAAACTGACCAAGGAGATAAAATTGATGCCTTTGTAACATATCTCACAAGCGAACAAGGGCAGGTGGCTGTGTTACAATCCGGGTATCTCAGGTCTTCTTTGCCTGAAGTGGAAGTATCAGCAGAGCCAGTGAAGTAA
- a CDS encoding DUF1569 domain-containing protein, translated as MKRKEFIRRTALTMSIAQLPLFGESNDGKEKENITNEITSPWLEAEDLEDYKTLVSAYLSKPTELKLQGNWSVGKMFAHCAQSIEFSMKGYPEMKSSLFRGSVGKIAFSVFAFKNKMNHGLEEPIPGAEDIDNLTEIKVGAKRLLQAIDLFTKTPESSLRPHFAYGDLTKEEYDVAHTLHIKNHMERLLN; from the coding sequence ATGAAACGGAAAGAATTTATCAGACGAACTGCACTTACAATGAGCATCGCACAACTTCCATTATTCGGAGAATCAAACGATGGAAAAGAGAAAGAAAATATAACAAATGAAATCACATCTCCTTGGTTAGAAGCAGAAGATTTGGAAGATTACAAAACATTGGTTTCTGCGTATCTTTCAAAACCCACCGAACTAAAATTACAAGGGAATTGGTCAGTTGGTAAGATGTTTGCCCACTGCGCACAAAGTATTGAATTTTCAATGAAGGGATACCCTGAAATGAAATCATCTCTCTTCCGAGGGTCAGTTGGAAAAATTGCATTTTCCGTTTTTGCTTTCAAAAACAAAATGAACCATGGATTGGAAGAACCAATTCCAGGTGCTGAAGACATTGACAATTTAACAGAAATCAAAGTGGGCGCCAAAAGATTGTTACAAGCGATTGACCTTTTTACCAAAACACCAGAGTCTTCTTTACGACCTCATTTTGCATATGGAGATCTTACGAAGGAAGAATATGACGTGGCTCATACTCTACATATCAAAAATCACATGGAACGTTTGTTAAACTAA
- a CDS encoding hybrid sensor histidine kinase/response regulator has product MIFRVSFSSIQKSFSASVKFCRYPLIFGLVLLFTSSCHLELSPTLLAKDGVLDGRNLKFTEDTVNLIGKWEFYWNEFLDPNAPSPNNRSYMQVGVPWFSQQNEDGEEYPSFGYATYRLTILLPEGESTQEPYALLVPVLHSAYKIYANGTLVAENGTIGKNSETHVPSFHTKIVPILNGKEKVDLVIHISNYSHKFAGIHGIIRFGKLHNIIQVWNNYHSASCIILIFMGILSIYHALVYLINRSEKNALRMSFVYLGILILSATLTETRILFNFFSDDYCIPLFRFSRIGFVIVLFYGGSVLLNLAQMRIFKKMLVLLKVYSLTFLLVSILTPVKHLALISYYFEYLSAIFVLIGLFSVSLALYFQRKESKLYFFSLFLAVLGGVIDIILISHPNFGFRPMGLFSLYFFIIPQTLGVTFGLVRVYKRSESISKELYKRKEALEKKVKARTAELEKANRWKANFVSLISHDLRSPLNSVNQILDVIDFSFSETSEEEKKKFLEICKTGVTQSLKMLEQLLDVSRFDAFGTKLMQTRFSVNELLNEIIESVEPLATLKGIRIQKDTPIQAEIIADRTLIGEVFKNILTNSIKYSYLNSEVWLGVSFKGKWLSVEIRDRGLGMSEEQIHKLTGEENIKSTPGTAGERGTGLGLRLCMNILEAHFGKLRIKSVLGVGSSFEISLSKSTKSVLLVDDSGNFRSDLAEVMRRNQWIVIEAGNGEEALSHLARITPSLIITDLHMPGMNGISLIHEWEGKRNQNQKIPIILISSDAPLSGGNSFLEEEGLETIVSAYLSKMYKADDLCQQIEMILV; this is encoded by the coding sequence ATGATTTTCAGAGTCTCCTTCTCATCTATCCAAAAATCTTTTTCTGCCTCAGTAAAATTTTGTCGTTATCCCTTAATTTTTGGATTGGTTCTCCTCTTCACCTCTTCCTGCCACTTAGAACTCTCCCCAACCTTACTCGCAAAAGATGGTGTTTTGGATGGCCGAAATCTTAAGTTTACAGAGGACACAGTGAACCTCATTGGGAAGTGGGAATTTTACTGGAATGAATTTTTAGATCCAAACGCTCCTTCACCCAACAATCGATCTTATATGCAAGTAGGTGTACCCTGGTTTTCCCAACAGAATGAAGATGGGGAAGAGTATCCAAGTTTTGGTTATGCAACCTATCGATTGACCATTCTTTTGCCAGAAGGTGAATCCACCCAAGAGCCTTATGCTCTCCTCGTACCCGTACTACATAGTGCTTACAAAATATATGCAAACGGGACATTGGTCGCTGAAAATGGAACCATTGGTAAAAACAGTGAAACCCATGTACCATCCTTTCATACCAAAATAGTACCAATCTTAAATGGTAAAGAAAAAGTAGATTTGGTGATCCATATATCCAACTACTCGCATAAATTCGCAGGGATTCATGGGATCATTCGATTTGGAAAATTACATAATATAATTCAGGTTTGGAACAATTACCATTCTGCGTCTTGTATCATTTTGATTTTTATGGGAATCCTTTCCATTTATCATGCGTTAGTTTATTTGATCAATCGATCAGAAAAAAATGCATTACGAATGTCCTTTGTGTATTTGGGAATTTTGATTCTAAGTGCTACACTAACAGAAACAAGAATTCTCTTTAACTTTTTTTCGGATGATTACTGTATCCCGTTGTTTCGATTTTCAAGAATTGGTTTTGTGATCGTTTTGTTTTATGGTGGGAGTGTATTATTAAATTTAGCGCAAATGCGTATCTTTAAAAAAATGTTAGTATTGCTAAAAGTATACTCACTTACATTTCTATTGGTATCAATTTTAACACCTGTAAAACATTTAGCTTTAATCAGTTATTATTTTGAATATCTTTCTGCGATTTTTGTTCTGATTGGTTTGTTTTCGGTTTCTCTCGCATTGTATTTCCAGAGAAAAGAAAGCAAATTGTATTTTTTTAGTTTGTTTCTTGCAGTACTCGGTGGTGTCATTGATATCATTTTAATCTCCCATCCAAATTTTGGGTTTAGGCCCATGGGATTATTTTCTTTGTATTTTTTTATCATTCCTCAAACACTGGGTGTGACATTTGGATTGGTTCGAGTTTATAAACGATCTGAGTCTATCTCGAAAGAACTTTATAAAAGAAAAGAAGCACTTGAGAAAAAAGTAAAAGCTCGTACTGCTGAATTGGAAAAGGCAAACCGATGGAAAGCTAATTTTGTTTCTTTAATTTCGCATGACTTACGTTCGCCGCTCAATAGTGTGAACCAAATTTTGGATGTAATTGATTTTAGTTTTAGTGAAACATCAGAAGAAGAGAAGAAGAAATTTTTAGAGATTTGTAAAACAGGTGTGACCCAATCTTTGAAAATGTTAGAACAACTTTTGGATGTAAGTCGTTTTGATGCATTTGGGACCAAACTCATGCAAACTCGATTTTCAGTGAATGAATTGTTAAACGAAATCATTGAATCAGTGGAACCGTTGGCAACATTGAAAGGAATTCGAATCCAAAAAGACACACCAATCCAAGCAGAAATCATCGCCGATCGAACTTTGATTGGAGAAGTGTTTAAAAATATCCTAACAAATTCCATCAAATATTCATACCTCAATTCTGAAGTTTGGTTGGGTGTTTCTTTCAAAGGGAAATGGCTTTCTGTTGAAATTCGTGATCGTGGTCTTGGTATGAGTGAGGAACAGATCCATAAATTAACTGGGGAAGAAAATATCAAAAGTACCCCAGGAACTGCTGGCGAACGTGGAACTGGGCTCGGTTTACGATTATGTATGAACATCTTAGAAGCACATTTTGGAAAACTGAGGATTAAATCAGTTCTTGGCGTTGGTTCCTCATTTGAGATTTCCTTATCCAAAAGCACCAAATCTGTACTACTTGTTGATGATTCTGGTAATTTTAGATCCGATTTAGCAGAAGTAATGCGAAGGAACCAGTGGATTGTAATCGAAGCGGGAAATGGGGAAGAAGCTCTTTCTCATTTGGCAAGGATCACACCATCACTTATCATAACCGACTTACACATGCCAGGAATGAATGGTATTTCTTTGATTCATGAATGGGAAGGAAAACGAAATCAAAACCAAAAAATTCCCATCATCCTGATTAGTTCTGATGCACCTCTTTCTGGCGGAAATTCCTTTCTTGAAGAAGAGGGCTTAGAAACAATCGTATCTGCTTATTTATCTAAAATGTACAAAGCAGATGATTTGTGCCAACAGATCGAAATGATTTTAGTTTAA
- a CDS encoding adenylate/guanylate cyclase domain-containing protein — translation MKNSIIKQKFDTLKSFPVLKPEILKLAEDYVQHADDWKLLRVNPLKFANEHKLSENDSVDFFVHAAKVGLFDFAYNLICPMCGGIVHSHHKLDEIEGKEFHCVSCNIVVPTLLDDQVEVAFQIHPSLQKNEIDPFVDLENYFRYFFSENFDKSAELRNWIQSTIKDYAKLKPDDSYTFSFEASYGGLQGHLIQFVSIDRNAMCLFAVDPNLPPANQSYLVDLMESGMKPNSISIPRGKHQFTINNRTRFQIGLNVLIPNPKEIDRIAKEYPTIRHSFLTAKMLLNNQSFRDLFRIQKLSPDLNLNVKSLTIMFTDLKGSTEMYDTAGDIFAYKLVQEHFRILTEIVRKFKGAIVKTMGDAIMATFSTPTEGLLAALEMMERIDTMNLEWKKEGYEIGLKVGLNEGSALAVVNDERLDYFGQSVNIAARVQGLAKSGEVWLSESVWNATGPEELVKQHGYNYRKQKATLKGVGTPVPVFQLSRSQLKANSKWKQLFNKR, via the coding sequence TTGAAAAATTCTATCATCAAACAAAAATTTGACACTCTCAAATCATTCCCAGTACTAAAACCAGAAATTTTAAAGCTCGCAGAAGATTATGTTCAACATGCGGATGATTGGAAATTACTTCGAGTAAACCCGCTAAAATTTGCAAACGAACACAAATTAAGCGAAAATGATTCGGTCGATTTTTTTGTGCACGCAGCCAAAGTTGGGCTTTTTGACTTTGCTTACAATCTGATTTGCCCGATGTGCGGAGGAATCGTTCACAGCCATCACAAATTGGATGAAATCGAAGGAAAGGAATTCCATTGTGTTTCTTGTAATATTGTAGTTCCTACCCTCCTCGACGACCAAGTCGAAGTTGCTTTCCAAATCCATCCATCTCTCCAAAAAAATGAAATTGATCCTTTTGTAGATTTAGAGAACTACTTTCGTTATTTTTTTTCTGAAAACTTTGATAAGTCTGCAGAGCTAAGAAACTGGATCCAATCAACTATCAAAGATTATGCGAAACTGAAACCTGACGATTCTTACACCTTTTCCTTTGAAGCAAGTTACGGAGGACTACAAGGCCATCTCATCCAATTTGTAAGCATAGATCGAAATGCGATGTGTCTGTTTGCAGTGGATCCAAACCTTCCACCTGCGAACCAATCGTATTTAGTAGATCTGATGGAAAGTGGAATGAAACCAAATTCGATCTCCATTCCTAGAGGCAAACACCAATTTACAATCAACAACCGTACCCGATTCCAAATTGGTCTGAATGTCCTCATACCCAATCCCAAAGAAATTGACCGAATTGCGAAGGAATATCCAACTATTCGCCATTCCTTTCTCACAGCCAAAATGTTACTCAATAACCAATCGTTTCGCGATTTGTTCCGGATCCAAAAACTTTCCCCTGACTTAAACCTAAATGTAAAATCACTCACCATCATGTTCACCGACTTAAAAGGTTCTACCGAAATGTATGACACAGCCGGTGACATCTTTGCTTATAAACTTGTCCAAGAACATTTTCGGATCCTAACAGAGATTGTGCGAAAGTTCAAAGGAGCCATTGTCAAAACCATGGGGGATGCCATTATGGCAACATTCTCGACTCCTACAGAAGGACTCCTCGCTGCACTGGAAATGATGGAACGGATCGATACCATGAACCTAGAGTGGAAAAAAGAAGGTTACGAAATTGGGTTAAAAGTAGGACTGAACGAGGGATCTGCATTAGCAGTTGTCAATGATGAACGTCTCGATTATTTTGGACAATCCGTCAATATAGCAGCACGTGTCCAAGGACTTGCGAAATCAGGAGAAGTCTGGTTAAGCGAATCGGTTTGGAATGCTACAGGACCAGAAGAGTTAGTCAAACAACATGGTTATAACTATCGCAAACAAAAAGCAACATTAAAGGGTGTAGGCACACCTGTTCCTGTTTTCCAATTAAGTCGAAGTCAATTAAAAGCAAATTCCAAATGGAAACAACTTTTTAACAAAAGATAA
- a CDS encoding response regulator transcription factor, whose product MESVKIAILEDHSVVTEGIISILKSNPFFSLAGEFRTAADLFQFLETNPIDVLVLDIDLPDRNGIDVLREIKEKHQPTKVIIFSLHGSRVYVEDALKSKADGYMLKSDPISKLPEVIQLVMKGGSFVSDGVSKVQLPFSAFQMEILNLLVQGLSQNEVADRIQKSRKTVEYHLNQMRTKFSCKNNNELISKYEKEIQK is encoded by the coding sequence GTGGAATCCGTTAAAATCGCCATCTTAGAAGACCATTCCGTTGTCACTGAAGGAATCATATCTATTCTGAAATCCAATCCTTTCTTTTCTCTTGCCGGAGAATTTCGAACTGCCGCCGATTTGTTTCAATTTCTAGAAACAAATCCAATCGATGTTTTGGTTCTCGACATCGATTTACCAGATCGAAATGGAATCGATGTGTTAAGAGAGATCAAAGAAAAACACCAACCCACAAAGGTCATTATTTTTTCCCTTCATGGTAGCCGAGTGTATGTCGAAGACGCACTTAAGTCGAAAGCCGATGGTTACATGCTCAAATCAGACCCCATTTCCAAACTTCCAGAAGTCATCCAACTTGTGATGAAGGGTGGGTCGTTTGTGTCGGATGGTGTGAGTAAAGTGCAACTTCCGTTTTCTGCATTCCAAATGGAAATTTTGAACTTACTTGTCCAAGGTCTTTCCCAAAATGAAGTGGCTGACCGCATCCAAAAGTCTCGTAAGACTGTAGAGTATCATTTGAATCAGATGAGGACAAAGTTTTCTTGTAAAAATAATAACGAACTCATTTCGAAATACGAAAAAGAAATACAAAAATAG